One Brachybacterium aquaticum genomic region harbors:
- a CDS encoding aminotransferase class I/II-fold pyridoxal phosphate-dependent enzyme, giving the protein MNTSGPWTRAAAAAGLLVDGQARPTIFAQMSARALEHGALNLGQGFPDDDPPALVAEAAIEAIRAGRNQYPPGAGEKVLRDAIAVHQQDWYGLTWDPATEVLVTTGATEALAATVLALVEPGDEVLTLEPFYDQYAALIGLAGGVHRTVPVTTRADEATGDLVLDVDEQALRAAFTARTRLVLVNTPHNPTGLMLPAALLQAIAEEAERHDALIVTDEVYEHLTFAAPHVPLAALPGAQDRTVSISSAGKTFSATGWKIGWITARRELITAITGVKQWLTYTSGAPFQPAVAAGLAMDRAAFDTLTDDLRARRDLLTTGLRQIGFRVNEAQAGYFTVADASPLGEPDARALADRLPEEAGIVAIPLSAFYRDGQAGDASAHLRLAFCKSRETIEQALERLETWAAPRR; this is encoded by the coding sequence ATGAACACCTCCGGCCCCTGGACCCGCGCCGCCGCCGCTGCCGGTCTGCTCGTGGACGGGCAGGCCCGTCCCACGATCTTCGCCCAGATGTCCGCCCGCGCCCTCGAGCACGGCGCCCTGAACCTCGGTCAGGGCTTCCCGGACGACGACCCGCCCGCCCTCGTCGCCGAGGCCGCGATCGAGGCGATCCGCGCCGGGCGCAACCAGTACCCGCCGGGGGCCGGGGAGAAGGTGCTGCGCGACGCGATCGCCGTGCACCAGCAGGACTGGTACGGCCTGACCTGGGATCCGGCCACCGAGGTGCTCGTGACGACGGGCGCGACCGAGGCGCTGGCCGCGACGGTCCTGGCTCTCGTGGAGCCGGGCGACGAGGTGCTCACCCTCGAGCCGTTCTACGACCAGTACGCGGCACTGATCGGCCTGGCCGGCGGTGTGCACCGCACCGTGCCGGTCACCACCCGCGCCGACGAGGCGACCGGTGACCTGGTGCTCGACGTCGACGAGCAGGCGCTGCGCGCCGCCTTCACGGCGAGGACCCGACTGGTCCTGGTGAACACCCCGCACAACCCCACCGGGCTCATGCTTCCGGCCGCGCTGCTGCAGGCCATCGCCGAGGAGGCGGAGCGGCACGACGCCCTGATCGTCACCGACGAGGTCTACGAGCACCTCACCTTCGCCGCGCCGCACGTGCCGCTGGCGGCGCTGCCGGGCGCGCAGGACCGGACGGTCTCGATCTCCTCGGCCGGCAAGACCTTCTCGGCCACCGGCTGGAAGATCGGCTGGATCACCGCGCGCCGCGAGCTGATCACCGCGATCACCGGGGTGAAGCAGTGGCTGACCTACACCTCGGGTGCCCCGTTCCAGCCCGCCGTCGCCGCAGGCCTGGCGATGGACCGCGCCGCCTTCGACACCCTCACCGATGATCTGCGTGCGCGTCGCGACCTGCTCACGACGGGTCTGCGCCAGATCGGCTTCCGGGTCAACGAGGCGCAGGCGGGGTACTTCACCGTCGCGGACGCCTCCCCGCTCGGCGAGCCCGACGCCCGCGCTCTCGCGGACCGGCTCCCCGAGGAGGCCGGGATCGTCGCGATCCCGCTGTCCGCGTTCTACCGCGACGGGCAGGCCGGGGACGCCTCCGCCCATCTGCGTCTCGCGTTCTGCAAGAGCCGGGAGACGATCGAGCAGGCCCTCGAACGGCTCGAGACGTGGGCGGCCCCGCGGCGCTGA
- a CDS encoding DUF6318 family protein, which translates to MPRRLLSAAAACAFVLGLAACGDGSDDPVTSAPPSIDIDAPSDGGGDASPSSGGDDAEPSDGGGNEDTTAASDIPAPDPADYPGMDENTEEGAIQASRYFLASMLWGYQTGETDELASLFEKSCKTCQANLENIEELSDIGEYWSETRVTYEDIVPSDPDETYEAIIGYSATISPHTEPDGKTGSRIEVPENYYQMGFGLNWSEGRWVISGLSIEVFE; encoded by the coding sequence ATGCCCCGACGCCTCCTCAGCGCCGCTGCTGCCTGCGCTTTCGTCCTCGGACTCGCCGCGTGCGGCGACGGGAGCGATGACCCCGTCACCTCTGCCCCGCCCAGCATCGACATCGATGCACCGAGCGACGGCGGTGGGGATGCGAGTCCGAGCAGCGGGGGTGACGATGCAGAGCCGAGTGACGGTGGAGGGAATGAGGACACCACTGCCGCGTCCGACATCCCGGCCCCCGACCCGGCGGACTACCCGGGAATGGACGAGAACACGGAGGAGGGGGCGATTCAGGCGTCGCGATACTTCCTGGCGTCCATGCTTTGGGGGTATCAAACCGGCGAAACCGATGAGCTTGCCTCGCTCTTCGAGAAATCCTGCAAGACTTGCCAAGCCAATTTGGAAAACATCGAGGAACTGTCCGACATTGGCGAATATTGGTCCGAGACTCGGGTCACCTATGAAGACATCGTCCCCTCAGACCCCGACGAGACCTACGAGGCAATCATTGGATATTCGGCGACAATTTCCCCGCACACCGAACCTGACGGCAAAACGGGATCTAGAATAGAGGTGCCAGAAAATTATTACCAGATGGGGTTTGGCTTAAATTGGAGTGAGGGTCGATGGGTCATTAGCGGCCTCAGTATTGAGGTGTTCGAGTAA